The Microbacterium foliorum genome has a window encoding:
- a CDS encoding mechanosensitive ion channel family protein codes for MPSDFTWDSWIGTAAALGIAIIAAAAALVTLALVAGLIGRRVPWVRDLARRVRNAMIVTAAVSAIWIALSVTEPAAQDWWPAVSRLFLIATILTGSWLVAASASFGFERLIDREESALVGPEARRRRTQLLVIHRLVLVTIAVLALGAVLFTFPEMRAVGTSLLASAGIVSIIAGLAAQSILGNLIAGVQVAFTDAIKVGDVVVIQGEWGRIGEINLSYVVVYIWDERRLVVPCSYFTTTPIETWTRRSDKILGTVYLDLDWRVPMDDLRAEFARVVEASPAWDGRSLDAVVTEAQGGFVTVRLVMSAKDSGDQWALRCEVREKMIGWLQREHPEALPRTRVDIGAARDAD; via the coding sequence ATGCCTTCCGACTTCACCTGGGATTCCTGGATCGGCACGGCGGCGGCCCTCGGCATCGCGATCATCGCCGCCGCGGCCGCACTCGTGACGCTGGCGCTGGTCGCCGGCCTGATCGGTCGTCGAGTGCCGTGGGTGCGTGATCTCGCCCGACGGGTCCGCAACGCGATGATCGTGACGGCGGCGGTGTCGGCGATCTGGATCGCCCTGTCCGTCACCGAGCCCGCGGCGCAGGACTGGTGGCCGGCCGTCTCGAGACTCTTCCTGATCGCCACGATCCTCACGGGGTCATGGCTCGTCGCCGCCTCCGCCTCGTTCGGCTTCGAGAGGCTCATCGACCGTGAGGAGAGCGCACTCGTCGGCCCCGAGGCGCGTCGCCGGCGCACCCAGCTGCTCGTGATCCATCGCCTCGTGCTGGTGACGATCGCCGTTCTCGCGCTGGGCGCGGTGCTGTTCACGTTCCCCGAGATGCGGGCTGTCGGCACGAGCCTGCTCGCATCCGCCGGAATCGTCAGCATCATCGCGGGCCTTGCCGCGCAATCCATCCTCGGCAACCTGATCGCCGGCGTGCAGGTCGCGTTCACCGATGCCATCAAGGTCGGCGACGTCGTGGTCATCCAGGGGGAGTGGGGGCGCATCGGCGAGATCAATCTGTCGTACGTGGTCGTCTACATCTGGGACGAGCGGCGGCTGGTCGTGCCGTGCAGCTACTTCACGACGACGCCGATCGAGACCTGGACGCGACGATCCGACAAGATCCTCGGCACCGTCTACCTGGATCTCGACTGGCGGGTGCCGATGGACGATCTGCGCGCCGAGTTCGCACGGGTCGTCGAGGCGTCGCCGGCCTGGGACGGCCGGTCGCTCGACGCGGTGGTCACCGAGGCGCAGGGCGGCTTCGTCACCGTGCGCCTCGTGATGTCGGCGAAGGACTCGGGTGATCAGTGGGCACTGCGCTGCGAGGTGCGGGAGAAGATGATCGGCTGGCTGCAGAGGGAGCATCCCGAAGCGCTGCCCCGCACACGCGTCGACATCGGCGCCGCGCGCGACGCCGACTGA
- a CDS encoding ribonuclease H family protein: MTITAAADGSALGNPGPNGWAWYIDDANWAAGGSPHGTNNQGELRAVLELLQATAGISEKLMIECDSRYVIDSVTKWMPGWKRKGWRKSDGGPVLNRDLLEGIDEAILGRDVEFSWVKGHAGHPLNEAADERANAAAKAYQAKQEPRRGPGFTMATDAGAAAAASAPIAAAATRDADAPAVSPTITTTVSEPLWAEASDLLDSLYAPVDDPIEVRLALSSDEHARLRDRAEAQGITLEEALRRLI, from the coding sequence ATGACGATCACCGCCGCCGCAGACGGTTCCGCCCTGGGCAATCCCGGCCCCAACGGCTGGGCCTGGTACATCGACGACGCCAACTGGGCGGCGGGAGGATCCCCGCACGGCACCAACAACCAGGGCGAGCTGCGGGCCGTGCTCGAGCTGCTGCAGGCGACGGCCGGCATCTCCGAGAAGCTGATGATCGAGTGCGACAGTCGCTACGTGATCGATTCGGTGACCAAGTGGATGCCGGGGTGGAAGCGCAAGGGCTGGCGCAAGTCCGACGGGGGTCCCGTGCTCAACCGCGACCTGCTCGAGGGCATCGACGAGGCGATCCTCGGACGCGACGTCGAGTTCTCGTGGGTCAAGGGCCACGCCGGCCACCCGCTCAACGAGGCGGCCGACGAGCGCGCGAACGCCGCCGCCAAGGCCTACCAGGCGAAGCAGGAGCCGCGCCGCGGGCCCGGCTTCACGATGGCGACCGATGCCGGCGCCGCGGCGGCGGCATCCGCGCCGATCGCGGCCGCCGCGACCCGCGATGCCGATGCTCCTGCGGTGTCGCCGACCATCACCACGACGGTCAGCGAGCCTCTCTGGGCCGAGGCATCCGACCTGCTCGACAGCCTGTACGCGCCCGTCGACGACCCGATCGAGGTGCGGCTGGCCCTGTCCAGCGATGAGCATGCGCGCCTGCGCGACCGCGCCGAGGCGCAGGGCATCACGCTCGAAGAGGCGCTGCGCCGTCTGATCTGA